A window of the Oncorhynchus kisutch isolate 150728-3 linkage group LG12, Okis_V2, whole genome shotgun sequence genome harbors these coding sequences:
- the LOC116376570 gene encoding histidine-rich glycoprotein-like, with product MSHHSKEHVSNVPESNGEFEQIPSGREADCCLGKGKQWEHLNKKYKACRLVHQHQACRLVHHHHQACRLVHHHHQACRLVHHHHQACRLVHHHQACRLVHHHQACRLVLHHQACRLVHHHQACRLVHHHQACRLVHHHQACRLVLLHQACRLVLLHQACRLVLHHQACRLVLHHQACWLVLHHQACRLVLHHQACRLVHHHQACRLVHHHPDRSAYLNTLPYIALHFLVKAQ from the exons AGTTTGAGCAAATTCCATCTGGGAGGGAAGCTGACTGCTGCCTGGGCAAAGGAAAACAATgggaacatttaaataaaaagtaCAAG GCCTGTCGGCTAGTCCACCAGCACCAGGCCTGTCggctagtccaccaccaccaccaggcctgtcggctagtccaccaccaccaccaggcctgtcggctagtccaccaccaccaccaggcctgtcggctagtccaccaccaccaggcctgtcggctagtccaccaccaccaggCCTGTCGGCTAGTCCTCCACCACCAGGCCTGTCggctagtccaccaccaccaggcctgtcggctagtccaccaccaccaggcctgtcggctagtccaccaccaccaggCCTGTCGGCTAGTCCTCCTCCACCAGGCCTGTCGGCTAGTCCTCCTCCACCAGGCCTGTCGACTAGTCCTCCACCACCAGGCCTGTCGGCTAGTCCTCCACCACCAGGCCTGTTGGCTAGTCCTCCACCACCAGGCCTGTCGGCTAGTCCTCCACCACCAGGCCTGTCggctagtccaccaccaccaggCCTGTCGGCTAGTCCACCATCACCCAGACCGGTCAGCTTACTTAAATACACTTCCATATATAGCTCTTCATTTTCTGGTTAAAGCACAATGA